AGGTAATTTGTATCGGTTGCCCTTCAAGGAAAATCTGACCCGAATCCATAGGAACCGCACCTGCCAATATTTTCATAAGTGTTGATTTGCCGGCTCCATTTTCCCCGACAAGGCAATGAACCTCTCCATAACGGACCTCCAACCTTACTCTATCCAATGCCAGAACACCCGGGAAGCGTTTGGTTATATCTCTCATCTCAAGTAATAAATCGCTCATTTGTTTTGCCCTTCTAATAAGGTTTCGCGTGTAATCAATTTTACAGGAATATATTTTACAGGAGGAATATTTTTCCCCTGAAAAAATTCCGCAATCGTTTCACTTGCCGTTTTACCAATCTCCTTCGGAAACTGAGCAATGTCTGCAATCAGCGATTTTCCTTCACGAATGGCTTCACATGCTTCCGGTGTGGCATCAAATCCGACAATCTTTATTTTTCCCTGCAATCCTGCAGATTCTACCGCAGCCAGAGCCCCTAAAGCAGAATCATCGTTAATCCCGAAAATGGCATCTAAATCCGAGCGAGAAGCAATCAAGTCCTGAGCAGAACGCATGGCTTTGTCTCGTTGTCCTTCGCCCGGCACTTTTTGGACTATAGTAATTCCAGGATATTTTTTAATGGCGTCTTCAAAGCCCTTAACCCGTTCCTGAACGGATGTTACCATAGGATGGTCAATAATAGCGACTTTCCCTTGTCCTTTTAATTGCTCCGCCAGAAACTCTCCCAACAAATTTCCACCCTGATAATTATCGGAGGCTATATGGCAAATAACCTCAGTTTCTTTAACAGCAATATCCACCGTGAACACAGGAATTTTTTTTCCCATGGCTTGCTTTATAACGGGTGCCATTCCGCTGGAATCTGTAGGGGCAACTACCAGTGCTTGAACCCCCTGTAATACAAACATTTCTATCTGGTCGTTTTGTTTTCGCGGGTCAAATTCTGCATACTGAATTTTCATCTGGATATTTTTTTGTTCTGCAGTCTCTTTCATTGCCCCTGCCAAATCTTGATAAAAAACATGTGTCTGCGTTAGCAAAGAAGCCCCCACTACTATTCGCTTTGTTTTTTCCTGCCCTGTTATTTCTTTTTTTCCTGAACAGGAAAGCATTAAAAAAGGTAGTAGAATTGCTACTAAAATTAAATGGTACCCATTTGTTTTTAAAATGCACATATCTATTAAAAATTCCTTATTTTACATATCTTCATTTTAATATACCTGAAAACAATTAATCCAATTGAAGTCAATTCGGAATTCTATTTGTCGTATCCTGCAGTATACCAACAATTATAGGGGAAAGGTTGTAAAAACATTTTATTATTTATAGATAGATTATCAATGATGGAAGGTTCTTCACTATTCCAATTTACTTTTATACCATCAAACCACGCTCCACTAAACGAGCCTTCTTCATTCCCGCACCAGACCCCCAACATGATGAGCAGGGTATTTGCAGATAAAGATTGAAAATTTATATCCGGCGATAAGGAATGGATAAGTTCAGAGATATTAAGAGTTATATGATGAGAACGGTAGCCGTAATCGGGCAATCTCATGGAGACAAATTTTCTTTCTTCTCTGCATTTGTCCAGAAATTGGGGGTTTGCAGACACTCCATCATGATAAGCCCAGATTTTTGGTATATGTTTAACTCGCTCCTCACGGGCTCCCCAATGACCTACCCACATCCAGCAGAATTCTTTATCCTTAAATAAAGCCACTCGTATAAATCCACCTCCATAAAAACTTTTTTCACTATTCGGAATGTAATATTGCATTTTAACAACAGGTTTTGCATCACCATCCGGTATTTGTAAAACTTGATAGGCATCTATGCTTTCATCGTATTGCCACGCATGCCCTTTATATCGGACAAATAAATGCAGGGATTGTTCCCCGGGAAGTTTATCACATTTTTGTATTTCATGGATAAACCCCGGTTCCTGTTCTGCTTGATATCGTACAGGAAACAACCAATCCGTTAAACCTTGTTCAAAATCACCATTTTTAATCCCTTTGTAGGATGACATCTGGCACCAATTCATAAAAGCACGAGGGTCCATATCTTTCGTAAATACAGGGAAGTTGGGTGGATACTCATGTTTTGCCTCTGTATCTAATTGACGACCTATCAATTTTACATCCGAACCATTAATAATGGCTTCTGTAAAATATCCACGGTCTTTTTCGGTATTAAACTCGGGATACTCCTCTCCAAAGGCTCTTCCAGGAACTAAAGTAGGCAAAACAACAAATTTGGTGCCCTGATATTCCCATGCCGTTCGAACAGATGCTTTAATACCATTATGAACATGCCCCATAAAAACATATTGAACATTGCCATATCGCACTATGGTGTCCAATAATTTGTTTTTCCTATCTTTAGGGTAAGTGTAATATTCTAATTGGGACAGACCTACAGGTAATAAATGATAATGCAAAAATACCATCACAGGGCGCCGCCATGCTTCATGAAGTTCGTTATCTAACCATGCTATCTGCCCTTCAAAATCATTCTTTTCTAATAAATCCGGTGTGCATAAAACAACTACCCTCCAAGAACCACAATCAAAGGCATAATCAGGCAAACGAAAACCACACAACCGTTCCTGCATAGATAAAAACAATCCATCCTCATACTTCCCATCATGGTTTCCATGCACTAAAACCATAGGCATTTTTAGAGGCTGGACTGCCTTTTCAAATGCAGAAAAATAATCTGGACGGGGAAAAGCAACAAGGTCGCCATCGAAAACAATTAAATCTACCTGCTCCTGATTTGCTGTATTCACCATTTTACACAATGTTTGTTCCAATTCCCGCTCAAATCCAACCGAACTATCCGCAGGACCTATTTGCGGGTCGGCTACGAGAAACATACGGAGATTTTCTGCTTTTCCCGCAAGAGAAGCATAATAATCCGTTAAGGCTTTGTTAGCTTCGCCCTGAACCAATAGGATAAAACATAAAACAACAGAAACCATAAAACCTCCTGATATATATCCTTTCCATGATTATACGAATTTATTTTTAATTGAACAACCTGAATGTCCAACCACCAAGCTACCCTATCTGAAATGTTTTCCATAGAGTTGATACAATATAATTTGTAAATATAAAAATTGGATTCCATGAAAGGAGATGTTTAATATGGAAAAAGTTTTGGTATTGTTAGCTCAAGGGTGCGAAGAGGTTGAAACGGTAACCGTAATCGATTTACTTAACCGTGCAGGCCTTGAAGTAACTACAGCCTGTCTGGATAATGAAAAAGTGATACACGCCAGCCATGGTGCCTTGCTAATGGCACAAAAAACTTTAAATGAAGTATTAAACGAAGAATTTGATATGGTTGTTTTGCCAGGGGGACTTCCCGGCGCAGACCATTTAGCAAACGATACAAGGGTAATCCGCCTAATAAAAGATATGGCAAAAGCAGGAAAATATGTTGCTGCAATATGTGCCGCACCACATATATTGGCAGAAAACGGCTTACTCAACGGGAAAAAAGCCACTGCTTATCCCGGGTTCTTAAAGAAATCCGACTTTCCTCAAATAGACATTTGTGATGAAAAGGTTGTTGTAAGTGGAAACATCATCACAGGTAGAGGTCCGGGAGTTGCCATGGATTTCGCCCTGACACTCATCGAAATTCTATGCGGAGAGGAACTACGCGATAAAGTAGAAAAAACCCTTGTCCGCTATTAAAATTACACCTTTGCTAATTATATATTTCATTCCACCAAAAGATAGAGGTTAAAATAAAGGTATACAAATCATCATTACTACAATTGAGATTTCTAAATAAAGGTTTAATTTTTTAATTATTGTAATACAGCGGGAGTTTCAAGGGAAAATGAAACGAAAGAGAGCGGGAGTGGTATTAATAATATCGGTAAGCAATAGCGAAATAATAAACTTTAATAAAAGGAGATAAAAAAGAGGAAAAAAGAACAAAAAATCAATACAATTATTATTGGTTATCGAAAAGATATTTTCCTTTCCCAAAGCGATTTTTCCTCTCCAAAAACGGTATAATTATTTTGCAGGTTAACACAAAACCTAAAAA
The genomic region above belongs to Candidatus Hydrogenedens sp. and contains:
- a CDS encoding substrate-binding domain-containing protein; this translates as MCILKTNGYHLILVAILLPFLMLSCSGKKEITGQEKTKRIVVGASLLTQTHVFYQDLAGAMKETAEQKNIQMKIQYAEFDPRKQNDQIEMFVLQGVQALVVAPTDSSGMAPVIKQAMGKKIPVFTVDIAVKETEVICHIASDNYQGGNLLGEFLAEQLKGQGKVAIIDHPMVTSVQERVKGFEDAIKKYPGITIVQKVPGEGQRDKAMRSAQDLIASRSDLDAIFGINDDSALGALAAVESAGLQGKIKIVGFDATPEACEAIREGKSLIADIAQFPKEIGKTASETIAEFFQGKNIPPVKYIPVKLITRETLLEGQNK
- a CDS encoding metallophosphoesterase; translation: MVSVVLCFILLVQGEANKALTDYYASLAGKAENLRMFLVADPQIGPADSSVGFERELEQTLCKMVNTANQEQVDLIVFDGDLVAFPRPDYFSAFEKAVQPLKMPMVLVHGNHDGKYEDGLFLSMQERLCGFRLPDYAFDCGSWRVVVLCTPDLLEKNDFEGQIAWLDNELHEAWRRPVMVFLHYHLLPVGLSQLEYYTYPKDRKNKLLDTIVRYGNVQYVFMGHVHNGIKASVRTAWEYQGTKFVVLPTLVPGRAFGEEYPEFNTEKDRGYFTEAIINGSDVKLIGRQLDTEAKHEYPPNFPVFTKDMDPRAFMNWCQMSSYKGIKNGDFEQGLTDWLFPVRYQAEQEPGFIHEIQKCDKLPGEQSLHLFVRYKGHAWQYDESIDAYQVLQIPDGDAKPVVKMQYYIPNSEKSFYGGGFIRVALFKDKEFCWMWVGHWGAREERVKHIPKIWAYHDGVSANPQFLDKCREERKFVSMRLPDYGYRSHHITLNISELIHSLSPDINFQSLSANTLLIMLGVWCGNEEGSFSGAWFDGIKVNWNSEEPSIIDNLSINNKMFLQPFPYNCWYTAGYDK
- a CDS encoding DJ-1/PfpI family protein; this translates as MEKVLVLLAQGCEEVETVTVIDLLNRAGLEVTTACLDNEKVIHASHGALLMAQKTLNEVLNEEFDMVVLPGGLPGADHLANDTRVIRLIKDMAKAGKYVAAICAAPHILAENGLLNGKKATAYPGFLKKSDFPQIDICDEKVVVSGNIITGRGPGVAMDFALTLIEILCGEELRDKVEKTLVRY